The segment tgtttgtgtttttgtatgtgtgtgtgtgtgtgtgtgtgtgtgtgtgtgtgtgtgtgtgtgtgtttgtttgagtgtgtttgagtgtgtttgagtgtgtgtgtgtgtgtgtgtgtgtgtgtgtgtgtacgcgcgcttGGTCCGCCCCAGTCAAAAGGTAAAAAGATCACATCTACACCCCCTCATTGTACTCCTTCACGTTGAACTTTGTGTGTCAAGAGGGATTAAGTGCGTTCAAGTCTCATACCATATACCCCATTAAAAACTGTATGAGTATTTACACATGACTACAATAGAAGAATCTCAACTAGTTAATTTGCACTCGTGAACCTAAAAAAACAACACTATTGAGGTCAATATTCAAAAGACATTGCAACAGACCACgaaatgtgggttttttttcaccGAGTTTCAAGTAACAAGGGCTCTTGTGAACACCTCGAACTAGGGAGACAGACGCATGGCCTGTACCGGATTTAAAGGTACTGTGTTTCCCGCGTGTACGATTATATTCATCGCCACAGATCTGCTCGGGTTTCACGTGCAATAAGACCACTCTTTCACtcctacaaataacatttaataGCGTGACTGATTTCTTTACaaattagattttttttatgtAAGCAGATTGACAAGAGTACACAGCAAAAAGTGCTTGCGCTGAAAGAAGAccaacaggtgtgtgtgtgtgtgtgtgtgtgtgtgtgtgtgtgtgtgtgtgtgtgtgtgtgtgcgtgtgtgtgtgtgtgtgtgtgtgtacgtgcgtgcgttcgtacgTGTATGAGTGCTTgcgtacctgtgtgtgtgtgtgtgtttaaatgaatcTTTTAATCTTCTCGGGAACTTTATTTGTATTCCTTGAGACTGTTGGTTATATAAGAATCGTACATTTATTTGTATGTTATGTTTTGTCGTCCGCTTGTCTTTTTGGTTATGTGCCTCCAATGTAATTTCTCAGCTTGAAATAATAGAGCTAATttgattgatttgattgatGGTGTCAGTGTAAGGATGCTCCCATGCTGTGTAAAAGTCTGAACAGCTCTGTAATATTTAACAACCATCCCTTACATGAGTAGGTGTTTACATCTGTCTTGATCACAGGACATTATGTAAAGTGACAATGTCGCAAAATATAAATTGTATGTATGGTGTATTCGGCGTTAAATTACATGAGCTACTGCATGCCTTTTGATATGTTCTTATGAGAACATTTCTGGATTTCTATTAGACTACAAGTTTACAGGTTCATGATCAGCGGATGAAAAGTTGTATAAAtactctcacactcacacacacacgcacgcacgcacgcatgcacgcacacatacgcacaaacacacacacacacacacacccacacacacacacacacacacacacacacacacacaaacacacacactcacacacacacacactgtgacacacacacacacacactgagagagagagagagagagagagagagagagagaaagagaaagagagagagagaaagagggagagacagagagagacagagacagagacagagacagagacacagcaagccagccagccagccagccagacagacagacagagagagacagagacagagagacagagacagaactaCGGGCAATCTAGAGCTGCTGTGTATATTCATGACACAAACTCTCAGTATCGAGAACATACGTCGATAACTTTATTGAGATTCGACCCCATTCCATGGCACACATAACACAAGTTCAAACAAGTGCGACCGACCAAAAAGCGTTCTGATAAAGACATAGTGTTGGTATTTGTAATGCACCATAGACTTTGCGTGGAGAACGAACAAATACTCAGTTCGTAAGTCGAGCGCAAGGATCTCGTAGGCCTACTTGTATTCGTTTCGGACTGCTTATGTAACATCTGTTCAAACCACCACCGCCCAACGGATAGGTTTGTTGAATGTTTGTTCTTGTCTCTTCAACCCAGTTGGCTATTCGGCCTAGCTGGTAAGCTTATCACCAAACAGAACGTAGGATCGGCAGTCCGATACGAGACAAATGACGTCGTTTTTGTCTCGTTTCCAAAAGAAGTGTTTGGTCGGGCTCACAGCAGCCTATGTATGGTTTATTCTTCAGAGCGttgtaccattttgtgacaatAGAATGTATaaattcgttttatttttttcagttaTACTCCAGTTAGGTAATGATACATACATGCAACAAAATACATagtatatatatgtgaccctccaccacgaaatgagtcgcatgtcacctcgcgcggttctgcgctaggcttaataattataagtccggggagtgtctagtaacagtgtgagggtcaccttagtcacaggattataactcaaacagtgttcgctcttttctaaaacgggtttcaccactggatagagcataacaaaactctgtaggaaaatgtacaaatatgaaaatcatgcaaaggcgACAtgcgtggtggagggtcacatataattTTGTACTGTTagtgttcaaatccatgtcacaacctTTGGTTACCATGTTAAGAAATTGGCGTGCTTGAAAACCCTTGTAATTTACTGAACGTAGAccaacaaaatgtgcaagtatttatAATTCGTTATCTACAGGGCAAGGCTATATATGGAACCAGTTTTCATTGATGCaatcaatttgtatggttaaaTGTTTCAGTCAAGTAAAGCAatgtcaacttcgtaacatggtCTCCACTGCTACTGAGCTCTGgagaacaacccacagacactGGCAAGGTACGGAAGAGCAGCTGTTCCTGTCACGGCCTTTCCTGTTGTTGGTGTCGTTGTCGTTCTACTTTGCAGCAGATGATAGAAACACTCTACGAATGATGTTTTGCCCTCCGAACAATCTGCACAAACAATGGGTATGGGTTTAGCGTGGTTAGTTTTATGACATCTTTGCTTCAAAGATACCTTCGCTAAATGTCATGTGAAACTACCACAGCGCTGTCCAGAACATCCTCCAGTTTGGACATCTacacgctgtgtgtgtgtgtgtgtgtgtgtgtgtgtgtgtgtgtgtgtgtgtgtgtttgtgagtgtgtgtgggtgcgggagtgtgtctgtttgtgtgtgtgtgtgtgtgtgtgtgtgtgtgtgtgagtgtgcgtgtgtgtgtgtgcagaaggGGATTTGTTGCTGAATTAATGACATAACTAACACTCTGTCAGTGTGCAAATTTCattcaacacaaaaacaacaacacacttcTTAGAAAACAGATGTAAAGTGGAATAATGCTCTTTTCCGATGTAAACGCCTGGACGAATATGCGACGATTTAGAATATAGCCTTCACGGGAAGAAAATTATTGTTTACACTGGTTGGAGTATCTAGAAGTACATGCCATTCGTATAAAAACTCGTTTAACACTGACTATGATTTTCAATCTGCTATCACTGGGGCATGCGCATTTTACACTGAAGCTTTACTGCTCTACTGAGTACTCTGTATAAAACTACCCGTCAAGAAAAACGTGGATGCGTGTGAGTGCTGATCTCTGGGAAGAGACAGGTAAACACAattgactttttggatagaCAATTAATTGTTCTTTTCACACGTTTATGTTTAGTGTTAGCTTTATTGATTTTGGGTCGAATGAAACCATGTTTTTGTGAGTTTTTTGCGggtttgtctgtgttgtcagttacactgtatagacactacctcatgtaaaatcaattttgttcgcTTAATAAAATTTATAGTAGGCGTCATTTTTCGTGCTTATAatcaaagggaagcaactgcagTCAATAAAGCACGAACAGCCCTTTAAGGCGTAACACTGGTTTTACAATAAGCGCCGCGACCTCTTCACGCAAACCTGCACTTAACCGCAagtatttttgtgtgattttgttgttggtgttgttgttgtgtgataTGACGACTAGAAGAGAATCTTTAGAAAAAAGTAATGTACATACCTGCAAGGGGCGCCGGTGTCATATTCTGCCGTGAACATAACCGTTCCCACTGCGTGGCCGCTTCCGACACGCAGCATGTAGTGACGGCTTAGAGGACTGTCGAATCTGAggattgataaaaacaaaacagaatgaAGAATACAAACAGGAATTTATCAATGTAGACCAGTTTTTCTAGAGCGGTGAACAGAAGATAATTTGCTCTCCACCGCGCGCCTTGAAAATTGCATTTACTGATGGCTAACCGGTTTAAAATTTGGTTTAGCGAACCTTCTACGGGTATGCTGATAATATGATATTATCAGAAGGAACCAGTATGAGTATATTTTCAATACAACCCTTACCTAGGTTGCTCAAATTGGCCCTGTGCATTTTGAATACAATCCATACCTAGGTTGCTCAAATTGGCCCTGTGCATTTTGAACATAATCCATACCTAGGTTTCTCAAATTGGCCCAGTGCATTTTGAATACAATCCAGCTAGGTTGCTCAAATTGGCCTTGTGCATTTTGAATACAATCTATACCTAGGTTGCTTGAATTGGCCCTGTGCATTTTGAATACAATCCATACTTATACGTGGGTTACTCAAATTGGCCCTGAGCGAAGTCGGAACTGGGTTGTCTTTTGTATGTTCTAATGTGCACCCGGTCTAAGCTGGTTTGAGATGTATTAACTTACATAATTTACAGATACACGTTTTAATTTCAAACATGCACGTATGCGTATGCATACATCTACATCTAcacctagacacacacacacacacacacacacacacacacacacacacacacacacacacacacacacacacacacacacacacacacacacacacacacacacacgcacacacacacacacacacacatacacatagacacaaacctttacgcacgcacacacacacacacacacacgcgcacacacacacacacacacacacacacactcgtacacacacacacacacacacacacaatcaatcaatatctatatctatatacggcttgtgtgtgtgtgtgtgtgtgtgtgtgtgtgtgtgtgtgtgtgtgtgtgtgtgtgtgtctgtctgtctgtcactttgcgatgcacggccaaagttctcgatggatctgcttcaaatttggtgggcatattcaggtagaccccgatgaaaattttcaacacgtgctctaagcgcggcgcggtgaaccgattttggtttttctgtagatccatttccagtaactcttccttatcttctccagtgttttgcgcgtttatctcccttccttcgtgtggcgtcaatcacgtcaacacgtgctctaagccgaaccgccacgctgcatactccgtctcgcgatcatcccggcgaagccggtgcgaaccgccacgctgcatactccgtctcgcgatccacccggcgaagcgggtaatcatctagtcaatcaatatgaggcttatatcgcgcgtattccgtgggtacagttctaagcgcatgTCACAATCCGATGGAAGGATTTTCACGTGTCCGGCTCTTTCAAGATTGAATCTCGAATTTTGTTAATGTTGTCTAGGGTATGATTATTTGGCGGCTGTTCGCTTTTATAGTTAGTGATATGCGTGGTTCTTTTTAACTTAATTGAACGATAGACAGACTCAAATGTATCGACAGAAAGAATAAACACTGGAAGCAACTGGACGAACACAACTACAATGAGTGAAAACGGCTTTAATTTTGGTTACTCATCTTCATGCATCGACGTACTCGGCACTACAGGTCAAGGATCAGGTGTGAGAGGTTTGATCTTGCCGAATGAGCGACTGTAAAGCTCACGGAGTGTTTATACACGGCGTcggtgatgaagatgatgtcTTTAAAGTTTAATGTCTTGACGATGAGTTCAACGGTGATAATGATGTCCTTGATGTCTTGATGATGTGACGAACGATGTTGAGGATGCCCTTGATGTCTTCGACGATGAAgtgaatgacgatgatgatgccctGGATATCTCGGCGATGGGGTGAACGGTGATATCAGTTCTTTAACacggttccatctctctctcagttggcGTCCGATTCATCTCCAGCTTGCATCTACACGAGCGTCTAACCAGCATCTAAACAGCATCTAAACCTGTCgatcaaagtgaaaacaacatGTTATCATCAGCTTTATGAGCCTAACATCTATCTAATCATTCTGACCGTTACTTACAAACAATGGAATTTTGGATTTCGTCCAACTGCTTCGCctttgaaacacacaaaacagatgaacgtagggatgaaaatgtgccgctctacttctgaaatgaagaacgatattattacttccctttttcCTACTTTAGCAGTTTCTTACCTGCATAATTCAGGTTTGTGATGAAATATAACtcccgagaaaaaaaacttgaattgttctccaaaatggaacgagaatcaactgatcttggtgaatggactcaaagtaaaactctacgctacgaatataggccttcgcacgtgtctcaaaacaattcaataaaacAACTCTTCCATACATCTTTTAACGCGAAGTACAAAAGACAAATATCTCAAGTCTTTATTGATAGAATCATCGTATGAATTTGCAAATCTAATAATCTTTCATACGGTGTAGGCGTAGAGATCTATCATAACCATTTCCAACCTCGTGTTTTCCTCTGTGTCATTCTTCCTTTTTGACGTCACGCTTTTGACGTCATCTCTCTTTACGGCGTTCCGTCTCGCAAGGAAATGACTTAAGGGTGTCACCCATGGAAATAAAATCCAATGTTACTATAATGCGTAACACACGCCCTTGGAAAGGAAGATTTTATATAATCTATGAACATGCATAATAGTTACATTAATACTATATGTGTATAACATTCTACTAATTGTTTCCGTGGATCTATGATCAGAATTCCCTTCACAATCAGGTAGTATCTCTGAGTTGTGACGACCATTGCCATGGTCTCCCTCAGTTCATGGTAGCACGGCTGAGGTAGTCTGCTCCAATGTTGTCTTTGCCGGGAATGATCTTCACGGTGAAGACGTACGGTTGAAGTTGCAGTGCCCAGCGCATCAGTCTGGCATTGGTTGGTTTCATCCGCTGTAGATACTgaagaggttgatggtccgtctccagtaTGAAATGTCTTCCGTAGAGATAACGCTCAAATTTCTGGATTCCCCAGACGGTCGCTAAGCATTCTTTCTCTACGGTGGCATATTTCTGTTCTGTctctgacagcttcttgctggcatacgCGATCGGCTGCAGACCTTCTCCCTTGTCTTGAAGTAGAACAGCTCCCATTCCCTTGTCTGAAGCATCAGTTCTGAGGATGTATGGGAGTGTATGGTCTGGCATCTGGATGATCGGTTGTTCAGCTAGCTTGGCTTTCAGTGTGTCGAACGCCACCTGACAGGCAGGAGTCCACTTGACCTTTTCCGGTTCTTGCTTTTTGGTCTTGTCTGTCAGTGGTGCTGCGATCGAGGAATACGCCGGGACGTAAATCCTATAAAAACCGGTCAGACCTAAAAAAGCTCTCAGTTCCTTCTTGGTGGTAGGAGGTTGAGCCTTTTGTATCTTGTCGACCTTGTCGTCGACAGGCCATCTCTTCCCTCTTCCGATCTCATGTCCCAGATACTGCAGTTGTTCATAACCGAAGTAGCACTTGGAGGGTTTCGCTGCAAGGTTGGCGTCTTTCAGGGCTTTCAGGACGGCCTTGATCGCTTCAATGTGTTGTTCCCATGTTGCAGTTGCGATCAGGATGTCATCCATGAAATGGTAGACGTCTTTGCGATTGAGAGGACCCAGGAGCTTCCGCATCATCCGGTTGAAAACGCTGCCCGCGGTCTTCAATCCAAATGGCATGTTGATCCACCTCATTTGCCCTAATGAGGTCGTAAACGCTGTCTTGTCTCGGTCTTCCTCTTTGATGGGAATCGCCCAATATCCTTTGGTCAAGTCCAACTTGCTGAAGTATCGTGCATCGGCGAGTTCAGAGAATAGATGTTCCACATCTGTGATTGGTTCAGCGTCGTTCTCGATGACTTTATTTGCTTCTCTGAAATCATTGCAGAAACGCACTGCTTTACCCTGTGCTTTCTTCACGATCACTATCGGAGCGTTGTAGGGTGAAGTGGCTGGTTCGATAACCTTCAAATCCAACATCTCCTTCACTTCACGTTCCACCACGTCCACTAACGCATGAGGTATGGGTCGTGGTTTCACGTACACAGGTCGATCATCAGTCATCTTGATGTTGCAGATTTCTAGAGTCGTAGCTTTTGGTACATCAGTCAACGATGCGCTGAATTCTGTACATGCGTCTCTGACTTCACGTTGTTGTCTTGCCGTCAATGTGTCAGCTACATGTACATCTTTCTCATTCTCGGTACGTTTTGTAGACGGAATGAGTATGCTGGGATCAGGTCCCATGTTGGCGAATATTTCGTCATCTTGTTCTTCCAGATCTTCGACGACTATCGCGCTCTGTTCCACCACTTCTTCTGGAAGTTTCTCTGGTTCAGCGATCATTTCTCGTTCATGGTACTCTCGCAAAAGGTTGATATGATAGACACGAGTTTGGCGACCCACTTTGATCTTGTAATCAAATGAGTTGATCTTCTCCTCGATCACGTATGGTCCCTTCCATGCAAGTtctagcttgttgtgtttcgtTGGCAGTAGAAGCAAAACTCTGGTGCCGACAATGAGTTctctcttcttcgtcttcttgtcGTAGAAGTGAGCTTGTCGTATTGCTGACTTGGCGAGATGGTCGCGGGCGATCTTGCACGTTTCTTCAATGCGATTTCGCAGATCAATAACATGTTCAGCCGTCGTGCGTATCTCGTCGTTGCTTTCTTCTTCCGTCCACAGTTGACGCAATACTTGCATTGGTCCACGCACTGTCCGCCCATACAGAAGTTCGAAAGGAGAAAATCCAAGTGAATCTTGGGGAACTTCTCGGTATGCGAACAGTAGTGCTGGCAAGTACTGGTCCCACTTGGTCGGTTGTTCAAAAGTCATCTTCTTGAGCATCGCTTTCAAAGTTCCATTGAAACGTTCTACAACACCATTGCATTGAGGATGCCAAGGTGAAGTTGTCAATCCCTTGATTGCGAGAAGTTGGTTGACTTGAGTCATCAACTCGCTGGTGAACTGCGCTCCGTTGTCGGTCAATACTTCTTCTGGAAGTCCCAATCTTGTCCAGAATGTCCATAGCGCGTCAGCCACGGTTTCTGCCTTTATGTCTTTGAGAGCAACAGCTTCAGGATATCTGGTCGCGAAATCCACCATCACTAGGATATACTGTTTCTTTGTCTCAGACATGGGTTTGATTGGTCCTACTATGTCAACGGCTACACGCTTGAACGGAGTTTCAATCAGAGGCATCTTTCCCAGAGGTACCTTCCTCGTCCGTCCTTTTGGCATAGTACGTTGGCACACGTCACAAGAACTGCAGTAGCGTTTGATGTCACCCACGATCCCCGGCCAAAAAAAATCTTGCCAAATCCGTTCTCTTGATTTCTTCTGTCCGAGATGGCCCGACATCGCCGTATCGTGTCCGGTGGACAATACCTTTGCTCGCATCTTGTGAGGTACTACTACTTGTCGGTGGTCCTTTCCTTGCTTGTCACTGTATTGGCGATATAACACGTCCTTGTCATAGATGAACTGAACTCGCCCTCGAGTTACATTCGTTCGTGCCAACACATGTAATTTCTCAAGGCTTTTGTCGTCTTGCTGTTCTCTCTTTAGATCAGCAACGGTGAAGATCTTTCCTTCCATAGGAAAACTGGGAATTGACGCATTCCCCTCCTCTTCACGTTTTTCTTGTCCTCGGGTAACGGCTGTTGCAGTGGTTTCAGGGATTACGGTCTCACGGACTGGATATACAGGTGTCTCGATTTTCTCCGATCCTACACCCATCGAGTTTCCAATCAACACAGGATGGACAGGAT is part of the Littorina saxatilis isolate snail1 linkage group LG15, US_GU_Lsax_2.0, whole genome shotgun sequence genome and harbors:
- the LOC138948569 gene encoding uncharacterized protein codes for the protein MATSVDAALEATRILMDKGKLLGLEGSELRDFVLECERENGERAERARERAERAEIADAERKRADAERERERADAERERADRVEREREEREQQTRLEELRIQVELARATNSRDRGGDEEEGNQNNNNHRNHRPRDTDNYQPKLPFLEDKDDVEAFLLQFERHAEASHWDPNTWSVRLSALLKGKARTAYTKMKVADARDYALLRKTLLERFQITAETYRQRFRNTRKENADSYKEFITQISLFLDRWVEMSNIGESFDDFKDLILTEQVYESMPTELVTYVKDRKPNSIDDVIDTVTLYEENRPKESRRHGKKPEERGHKAAHGTNSTNKDKDEGNKSRTSVKCFRCGKLGHFKKDCRQPPKDESASAAFQDENDVEGNATHDQLCDKCVHKKFTKLSQIVVEGQVVTAFRDTGSTSTIVDSKLVPASKITTRTKETSLAKKSVKEKLSVAHVYMDTPYFVGETEVSVMENPVHPVLIGNSMGVGSEKIETPVYPVRETVIPETTATAVTRGQEKREEEGNASIPSFPMEGKIFTVADLKREQQDDKSLEKLHVLARTNVTRGRVQFIYDKDVLYRQYSDKQGKDHRQVVVPHKMRAKVLSTGHDTAMSGHLGQKKSRERIWQDFFWPGIVGDIKRYCSSCDVCQRTMPKGRTRKVPLGKMPLIETPFKRVAVDIVGPIKPMSETKKQYILVMVDFATRYPEAVALKDIKAETVADALWTFWTRLGLPEEVLTDNGAQFTSELMTQVNQLLAIKGLTTSPWHPQCNGVVERFNGTLKAMLKKMTFEQPTKWDQYLPALLFAYREVPQDSLGFSPFELLYGRTVRGPMQVLRQLWTEEESNDEIRTTAEHVIDLRNRIEETCKIARDHLAKSAIRQAHFYDKKTKKRELIVGTRVLLLLPTKHNKLELAWKGPYVIEEKINSFDYKIKVGRQTRVYHINLLREYHEREMIAEPEKLPEEVVEQSAIVVEDLEEQDDEIFANMGPDPSILIPSTKRTENEKDVHVADTLTARQQREVRDACTEFSASLTDVPKATTLEICNIKMTDDRPVYVKPRPIPHALVDVVEREVKEMLDLKVIEPATSPYNAPIVIVKKAQGKAVRFCNDFREANKVIENDAEPITDVEHLFSELADARYFSKLDLTKGYWAIPIKEEDRDKTAFTTSLGQMRWINMPFGLKTAGSVFNRMMRKLLGPLNRKDVYHFMDDILIATATWEQHIEAIKAVLKALKDANLAAKPSKCYFGYEQLQYLGHEIGRGKRWPVDDKVDKIQKAQPPTTKKELRAFLGLTGFYRIYVPAYSSIAAPLTDKTKKQEPEKVKWTPACQVAFDTLKAKLAEQPIIQMPDHTLPYILRTDASDKGMGAVLLQDKGEGLQPIAYASKKLSETEQKYATVEKECLATVWGIQKFERYLYGRHFILETDHQPLQYLQRMKPTNARLMRWALQLQPYVFTVKIIPGKDNIGADYLSRATMN